The Henckelia pumila isolate YLH828 unplaced genomic scaffold, ASM3356847v2 CTG_525:::fragment_3, whole genome shotgun sequence genome segment CCGGTTTTAATAACattggctcaaataataaaattgcggaatcaatttttcgattatacaatcaagaaaataagacttgataatgctggagaatttatttcccaaactttcaatgactattgtatgtcaatgagaattactgttgaacatcatgttgttcatgttcatacacaaaatggattagctgaatcattgattaaacgtctacaactgattgctagaccaatgattatgagaacaaaactccctatttctatatggggacatgcaattttacatgctgcgacattaattcgcatcagaccaagtgcatatcataaattctccccattgcagttTGTATTTGGTAaaaaaccaaatatttctcatatgagaatttttggatgtatggtgtatgtgcctattgcaccacctcaacgataaaaaatgggtcctcaaaaaagaattggtatttatatcggttatgatagtccatcaatcattcgatatcttgaacctcaaacaggcgatgtgtttacagcacgctttgctgattgtcattttaatgaataaATCTTCctaatgttagggggagaaaagaaacacatcgaaaaagaaatcacatggtatgtaccatcattgttacatttggatccaatgaccaaacaatgtgagaaagatgacaacaaattgtgcacttgcaaagaattgcaaatcaaatgccagatgcatttgcagacacaaaagggataacaaaatcatatatacatgctgtaaatgtccctgctcgaattgaaattccaaagaaacaaattgaagacactcatgatgtcataaaatgcttgaagtgtggaaggccagtcggttccaaggataaaaatcctcggaaaagaaaaggcatagagaaacacgatgatcataaaatagaaaatggtgttcgagaataaacacctgatgatgaaaatattttgtcagaaccacaaactgacgagaatcgtaaaatctctatcaattatattaatactggaaaaatttggaaccgaaaagacatagaagatattgatgagatattttcttataatgtggcttgtgacatcataaatgaaaatgaggatcataaaccaaaatcttttggtgaatgtaaaactcgttatgattgggccaaatggaaaaatgtcatccaggttgaattggattcgctaaataaacgcaatatttttggacctatagtcctcatacctgaaggtgtaaaacctgttggatacaaatgagtttttattcgaaagcgaaatgagaaaaatgaaatagtcagatataaagctagacttgttgcacaaggtttttctcaaaggtctGGAATTAATTATGAAGAAACgcattctcctgttatggatgcaattacatttcgatatttgattagtttggcagtatctgaaaatttggaaatgtgtcttatggatgttgttacagcttacttatacggatcacttgatattgatatatacatgaaaatccctgaaggatttaagatgtacgtctgaagcacaaagttcaaaacccagagaattttattatgtaaaattgcaaagatcattatatgggttgaagcaatccggccgaatgtggtataatcggctaagtgagcacttaaTGAAAAATTGATATGTAAATGATCTAATATGCtattgtgttttcatcaagaaaacaaaatccggatgtgtaattattgttgtatatgttgatgatttaaacatcattggaacgaataaaaaaattcaagaagttatgatgtacttgaaggaagaattcaaaatgaagaatcttggaaaaaccaagtattgtatgggtttgcaaatcgaacaaaaagaatgtggaatttttgttcaccagacaaattatacagaaaagatccttaaacgttttaatatggataaatcaaatccattaagtactccaatggttgtaagatcattaaacatataaaatgatccattccgtccatgtgaagatgatgatgaagttattcttggtccagaagtaccatatataagtgtcattggtgcccttatgtatcttgtaAATTGCagtagacctgatatatcttttgctgtaaatttattgacaagattcagttcatatccaacaaagaggcattgaaatggaattaaacatatattccgttatctacgagaaacgacagatttgagacttttgtactcaaaagacacaaatcaaagtatcattggttatgctgatgctgaaTATTTAtttgatccacataaggcacgttcccaaatcggatatgtatttactcgtggaggcaccgcaatttcttggcgttcacagaaacaaacactcgtaacaacttcatcaaatcacaccgagattattgcattacatgaagcaagtcgtgaatgtgtatggttaaagtcaatgaccaaacatattcaaacATCGTGTGGATTGACAGTAGACAAGAAACCTATGAcactatatgaagataatgTTGCATgtgttgctcaaatgaaagaaggatacatcaaaagtgacagaaccaaacatatacCTCCAAAGTTCTTTgtctacactcaagagcttgagaagaataaagatattgatatctgttatattcaatcaagtgaaaactcgtcagatctcttcacaaaggcactttccacgacgatattcagaaagcatatatataacattgtgATGCacaatctacggaatatgtgaaaaatcactcatgttaacatgagggggagtttacgtggctgcactctttttttcttgctatgatttttatcccactgggtttttcctagtaagatTTTTAACGAGACATCATAAAACACGTAATATAGACTATCATCATAtgatgatcatcatcacaagaagGAGTgctgaaaaatatattattttattattgttgaatattgaatgttgaatattgagttgtaaaatgttgaaaattagtgtgtgatgatgtagatgatgatatattaatttttggattaatataaataggtcttcatttgtgatgaaaatcacaattgagttgagaaaaaaatattataaattataaagtttgatatattttgagttttgaaatttttacttgttatcatatattttttgtttttcacaACAAATACAATAATTTAGGAAATATTATCAGGAGGGAGAGGTTTGTTCGACAGAACGGTTATTTTTGAAGAATCTGGAGATGCCAAAATGACACAAATACCCCAAGAAGAATTTTATATGGTGTGAGCGCCGCACAGATCCTAGGGTTTAAACTTATCAAACTTTAGGGGTTGGGGTCTGTATTGATTTGAATCCATCGTATAAGTCCAGAGAATGGAGAAAGACGTAGAGAAAGCTCGAGGGCCGATTTTCAGGGATATTAGGAGGTATTATTGCGAGTTTTGTGGGATTTGCCGATCGAAGAAATCATTGATTTCATCTCATATTCTCGCTCATCACAAGGTgcgattgaattttattttcgaATGTCGGTTACAGATCATGTAACCGTTTTCACTGTTTCTGTCATATGTCGGAATTGTTAAGTAGAATGTAGAATCGGTGATTGCAGGAAGAAACGGGAGAAAATGAAGAAAAAGTGACAGAGGGGAAACGGAACACTTGCGAAGATTGTGGGGCTAGTTTCTGGAAGCCTGCTCATTTGAAACAACATATGCAAAGCCATTCTCTCGAGGTTGTTGTCTCTcggtgttttttttattatcatttcCTTTCCTACCGTATTTTCGATAACTTCCCACTGTTCGATGTATAGTTTAAGTGTCAAGGAACACTAGAAATTAACTTGGAACGGCTGATGTTAATGGGAGGACCCATAATTCACtgttttttttacttttaaggGGCAGCATATCTGAAAAGCTTTTGTGAAAAATAGGCCTGAAATCGAAAGGTTTTTTAATCGttcatttttataaaatgagtTGTTGAATTTTTATCAAATATAGTTCAGGTGATACTCCTGATTTTTCAAAAGCCTCTTTTTATTTGTTTCGAAGATGGCTATAATCAAATTTCGGTGCCTTGGAACTGGAAAATTTTTACTTTGAAGAGATGACTAATTATGGTATTGTTTGCTCGGTTAAAGAGTTCTTGGAGCTAGAAACTGCAATTACCAGTGAACAACTACTAGAATTGGATTATGATGATTATATATTAGTTTGATTTAAAGTTAGAACTCATCGTCACCTAGTTGAATACATTTTTTTGAGCATATGAACAAGGGTTTCCTCATTTCTTATGTTTAAAGTTTTGGCCTTTTTTTAACCAATTTTATGTGCACTAAGCCTATTCTGATTATGAAACACTGCAGATTGAAGCATGATAATACAGTGTGTTGGTTTCTCGTCGCGTGAGCATTGGATCCCACACTAAGAACTCCAAAATGCATGAGGCAGAATACTACCTTGAATGGATCAGTACCAGGTGGGGGACCACCTGAGAAGCTCCATCAAGTAAGCCTCTGTCACGCTGAGGTTTGGAGATTTTGTTTATTCTTCTGGAATTGATATCTGTTTTCTTCAGATATGGAAGCCATgtgaaatattttataattttctttTCTCTCACAACATAATGTTATGTTACAGAGGTCTTTTAAATGCCCACTTGAAGATTGCCAGTCCAGCTACAGAAGGAAGGACCACTTGAACAGACATATGCTACAGCATCAAGGGAAGTTATTTGAATGCCCAGTCGAGGACTGTAAACGGAGGTTCACATTTAAGGATAACATGAATCGGCACATTAAAGAGTTTCACAGCGAACATTCGTATGAGAAGCCCAAGGAATATGTCTGTGCAGAACCCGGGTGCGGAAAGGTGTTTAAATATCCATCTAAATTGCGGAAACACGAGAACTCTCATGGTGAGTTTATTTTTGCTGTGGAATCCTCGATAAGTTATATTTCAGTACCACACTGGAATTTTctcttattttctatttttttgatGTATTTGCTGATTGTTCCCTTGTGAAATTCTTGACCGAGAATGCAGTAAGGTTGGATTCGGTGGAATCATTATGTGCAGAACCAGGCTGCATGAAATATTTCAGTAATGAGCAGTGCCTCAAAGACCATGTTAGGTCTTGTCATCGGTACATTGTTTGTGGTGAATGTGGGATCAAACAACTGAAGAAAAACATCAAGCGTCATCTTCGGAAGCATGAAACTGGGGTTTCCTCTGATGGAATCGAGTGTGGTTTCAAGGGATGTCTGCTTAAATTTTCAAATGTAAGACCCCTCGTCCCCTCCCGTCAAAAAACCAATTCTTGTAATTTAAGCTCTGCAGACAGGCTTCTCATTTACAGGTACAGTTATTTGATTGCCCTGGTAGATCTtgctcatgttttttttttggtggtGTGCCTTCACTTGTAACAGACATCAAATCGGAATCAGCATATCAAAGCTGTTCACTTGGGACTTAAACCACATACCTGCAGCATTCTTGGTTGTTGCCAGAAATTTGCTTACAAGCACGTGCGGGATAACCATGAAACATCAGGTTGCCATATCTATATTCCTGTAAGTTTTGGTTGGTTtacaataatttcaaatatacatCCCTTGACTAGAAGTGGCTCGTTTTGCTTCTGGTGTTTGCTGACACAAATCTCTTGCATTTGTTTTCAGGGAAATTTTGAAGAGTCTGATGAGCAATTTCGATCGAGACCAAGAGGTGGAAGAAAAAGAAAGTACCCAGTTATCGAGACTCTGATGCGGAAAAGGGTTAGCTTAAACGAGGGGTCTGAATTCCTCTCGCGGCTGCTTTCTGTCGAGTCTGAACAGTAGCTAAATACTAtcactttcctctctttttccctgtatatgcatatattatattagTATAGAATTATACCTTAGCATCGTTCATCGCCTTGTAAGTTCACCCAGAATGCACAATATTATTAGATTGAAATATTAGATTTAGGGCCTTGCGTGTATTGCTGCGACCAAGCAGGTATATTTTGTTGTAATTGTATGGTCTTATTTCAGTGCTAGatgttaaaattttgaaaaattaaatgaGATATTGTAGGCAGTGGCTACTTACATGATTACATCACCTTAAAGATAAAAcagaaaacaataaaatataatataacttCAAAAATTAAATGAGAAATTGGAGGTTTGTGGCTGCTTACATCACcttaaagataaaacaaaatacaatattattatataatataacttCAAACCattggaaattatatattaaaattagattgaaaattattgtgatggtgatgtgatgatattttaatttttgattatgtaatggatgacatatttatttttggacatttctcaattgaggatctataaatagatctcAACATTTGTGAAGAAATTACACAAGTTAAGAGAGAAGATTTTATAAgtgtttggtttgatatatattttgagttttaaagtttttagtttttaccacaaatttttactttttacaacacgttatcagcacgatcgctcgaaggttttTTATAATTTTCGACGCTTCAAAACACAAAGAGAagacaaatatttaacaagtaagtatatttattttattgtttatttatttatttgttgtgtatatatttaatatataatatcatgttattatcaaacatgataaaaaaaaataagttttttaaaaacacttgttataaatcctgggaggatgttaagacgacatcccacactcccaataagggatacgacaagtataaaagcttcAAAGGTTTTTAAATAATAACGTAATATGATTACACATTActgcttatataattttattgtgtaattatatttgtataatttcatgttattatataagaggctgtctatgacaccgaccttataataacgtaatatgattatacattactgcttatataattttattgtctaactatatttgtataatttcatgttattatataagaggctgtctatgacactgaccttataataacgtgatatgatatatattttattgcgtatatttaattatgattatcattatatgcatcacatgattatcacaaatttttattcaacacatactcgattttttcttaccccaaacggtaacaaacggctagtttttgccctataaatatgttcacccaaactcattttcaatcacgccaaattca includes the following:
- the LOC140873263 gene encoding transcription factor IIIA-like isoform X2, giving the protein MRQNTTLNGSVPGGGPPEKLHQVSLCHAERSFKCPLEDCQSSYRRKDHLNRHMLQHQGKLFECPVEDCKRRFTFKDNMNRHIKEFHSEHSYEKPKEYVCAEPGCGKVFKYPSKLRKHENSHVRLDSVESLCAEPGCMKYFSNEQCLKDHVRSCHRYIVCGECGIKQLKKNIKRHLRKHETGVSSDGIECGFKGCLLKFSNTSNRNQHIKAVHLGLKPHTCSILGCCQKFAYKHVRDNHETSGCHIYIPGNFEESDEQFRSRPRGGRKRKYPVIETLMRKRVSLNEGSEFLSRLLSVESEQ
- the LOC140873263 gene encoding transcription factor IIIA-like isoform X1 — encoded protein: MEKDVEKARGPIFRDIRRYYCEFCGICRSKKSLISSHILAHHKEETGENEEKVTEGKRNTCEDCGASFWKPAHLKQHMQSHSLERSFKCPLEDCQSSYRRKDHLNRHMLQHQGKLFECPVEDCKRRFTFKDNMNRHIKEFHSEHSYEKPKEYVCAEPGCGKVFKYPSKLRKHENSHVRLDSVESLCAEPGCMKYFSNEQCLKDHVRSCHRYIVCGECGIKQLKKNIKRHLRKHETGVSSDGIECGFKGCLLKFSNTSNRNQHIKAVHLGLKPHTCSILGCCQKFAYKHVRDNHETSGCHIYIPGNFEESDEQFRSRPRGGRKRKYPVIETLMRKRVSLNEGSEFLSRLLSVESEQ
- the LOC140873263 gene encoding transcription factor IIIA-like isoform X3; the encoded protein is MEKDVEKARGPIFRDIRRYYCEFCGICRSKKSLISSHILAHHKEETGENEEKVTEGKRNTCEDCGASFWKPAHLKQHMQSHSLERSFKCPLEDCQSSYRRKDHLNRHMLQHQGKLFECPVEDCKRRFTFKDNMNRHIKEFHSEHSYEKPKEYVCAEPGCGKVFKYPSKLRKHENSHVRLDSVESLCAEPGCMKYFSNEQCLKDHVRSCHRYIVCGECGIKQLKKNIKRHLRKHETGVSSDGIECGFKGCLLKFSNTSNRNQHIKAVHLGLKPHTCSILGCCQKFAYKHVRDNHETSGKF
- the LOC140873263 gene encoding transcription factor IIIA-like isoform X4 is translated as MRQNTTLNGSVPGGGPPEKLHQRSFKCPLEDCQSSYRRKDHLNRHMLQHQGKLFECPVEDCKRRFTFKDNMNRHIKEFHSEHSYEKPKEYVCAEPGCGKVFKYPSKLRKHENSHVRLDSVESLCAEPGCMKYFSNEQCLKDHVRSCHRYIVCGECGIKQLKKNIKRHLRKHETGVSSDGIECGFKGCLLKFSNTSNRNQHIKAVHLGLKPHTCSILGCCQKFAYKHVRDNHETSGCHIYIPGNFEESDEQFRSRPRGGRKRKYPVIETLMRKRVSLNEGSEFLSRLLSVESEQ